Proteins encoded together in one Calditrichota bacterium window:
- a CDS encoding tetratricopeptide repeat protein, with amino-acid sequence MIQEHIKCTNSEIGQLLTYYELDLLDERKQAMFEEHLFTCEFCLAEFKAGHALSRSLREDRERIAEILRKTDSDYAAEVSKIQVVRPAAHPSPGIVEKVKGFLDRYTFHWAVVPSIAVAAVAFLILLQSPNGKIGINGDDAKLHMRGGKSEGIGKGSITKGVDALLPSTPIRYDETLLHEKSLSTLSDFAEAMKSYSAGDYQTAITLLEKLAVSRANSYDLQVYLGSANYMSGSLERAVENFSDAARISNGGSAELRLYYASALIKLGRAAEAKGVLESIDPQQGEFYGKAKEILGTLN; translated from the coding sequence GTGATTCAAGAACATATTAAGTGTACGAATAGTGAAATCGGTCAACTCTTGACCTATTACGAGCTTGACTTGCTGGATGAACGCAAGCAAGCAATGTTCGAAGAACACCTGTTCACATGCGAATTCTGTCTTGCAGAGTTCAAAGCGGGGCACGCTCTTAGCAGATCTTTGCGTGAAGATCGTGAAAGAATCGCGGAAATCTTAAGGAAGACGGATTCGGACTATGCGGCCGAGGTTTCGAAGATTCAGGTTGTTCGTCCGGCCGCGCACCCGTCGCCGGGCATTGTCGAAAAGGTAAAGGGTTTTCTCGACCGCTATACGTTTCACTGGGCGGTTGTTCCGTCCATCGCCGTCGCAGCGGTGGCTTTTTTAATACTATTGCAGTCGCCGAACGGAAAGATCGGAATTAACGGCGATGACGCGAAACTCCATATGCGTGGCGGTAAATCGGAAGGCATCGGCAAAGGTTCGATCACGAAAGGCGTGGATGCTCTGCTGCCGAGTACACCGATTCGCTACGACGAGACATTGCTGCATGAAAAGAGCCTGTCTACATTATCGGATTTCGCGGAGGCGATGAAGAGTTATTCGGCAGGCGATTATCAAACTGCGATCACCTTATTGGAGAAGCTCGCCGTTTCCAGAGCGAATTCCTACGATCTGCAGGTCTATTTGGGATCAGCCAACTATATGTCAGGGAGTCTTGAACGCGCAGTTGAGAACTTCTCTGACGCCGCACGAATTTCCAATGGCGGCAGTGCTGAGCTGAGACTTTATTACGCCTCTGCTTTGATCAAACTTGGCCGGGCCGCGGAAGCCAAAGGCGTCCTCGAGAGTATTGACCCGCAACAAGGCGAATTTTATGGCAAGGCCAAGGAAATTCTCGGTACTCTTAATTAG
- a CDS encoding sigma-70 family RNA polymerase sigma factor, which translates to MDAIQLTDLLNKAKSGNREATEDFCRVIQVRLAEIAKHKVWWLPQEDREDLVQSAIITILEKLATIDTNPAAFALQVFRNLTGNLIQARNRRKNVSIKDDVTRTDSTDPADLESGVILSGESDPESSYHARLELQSVVAAFEKLSDFCRLFFKGVIANYSVGELFETAVRREPNLSRSAFDKRVFDCRKKLRLELEKKS; encoded by the coding sequence ATGGACGCTATCCAGCTCACAGACCTCCTCAATAAGGCAAAAAGTGGAAACCGCGAGGCAACCGAGGACTTCTGCCGCGTCATTCAGGTAAGATTGGCCGAGATCGCAAAACACAAGGTATGGTGGCTGCCTCAGGAGGACCGCGAGGACCTCGTGCAGTCGGCCATCATAACGATCCTTGAAAAACTGGCGACGATAGACACGAACCCGGCGGCTTTCGCTCTTCAGGTGTTCCGGAATTTGACCGGAAACTTGATTCAGGCGCGCAACCGCCGCAAGAATGTCTCTATTAAGGACGATGTTACCCGAACCGACTCAACTGATCCCGCGGATTTGGAATCCGGAGTCATCTTGAGCGGAGAAAGCGATCCCGAATCATCGTACCACGCTCGATTAGAATTGCAGTCTGTCGTTGCCGCGTTCGAAAAGCTGTCTGACTTCTGCCGTTTGTTCTTCAAAGGAGTAATTGCCAACTACTCCGTCGGAGAACTTTTCGAAACGGCCGTGCGCAGAGAGCCCAATCTTAGCAGAAGCGCCTTTGACAAACGTGTATTCGACTGCCGCAAGAAACTGCGGCTGGAGCTGGAGAAAAAATCGTGA